The genomic interval CTTTTGAAAAGGCATGAAAAACTGCGACTTCTTCAGTACATGGTGATTTTAAATCTTCCAGTAGCAGTTTTATACCCTGATCATCCATTTTTTTGCCTTTTTGCTCCATCACTTTATCGATATAAGCTTTTGTTTCCTTTTTCGGGTCAATGCGGTCTATAGTTATATTACCGGGCAATTCATCTAACTGATCCATAAAATCCCGGACGTGTGCTGCCGGATCGGTTGTGGTGAGATGTACATCAAAACCTTTTTGGGCTATCATAACGGCTAAAGCTGATGCTGCTATTGTTTTTCCAACGCCCCCCTTCCCCATTGTCATGATTAATCCGTGGTCTTGCTTTTCGGTAAGCTCATCAACCAGAGTGTCTATTCCATTCAAAACATGATTTAAATCTGTGCCTTTTGATAGATTGGCATTGACCAATTTTTCTTGTAATTCAGGAACTAAAAGTGAGCGTAACTTTTCGATACCCAACACATTATAAGGAAGTAATGGATAAGTTTTTATTGGCATTTTTTGAAGTATTTCCGGAATGGCATCCAATTGCTTTTGTGCCATAAATTCCATTTTTTTAGCAAATGAATCTGTTGTATCCAGAGATTTGAAAATACCATTTACTAACAGCTCTTGATTTTTTAAACCTAATTCATTCAGCTCCTGGCTTGTCCTTGCGGCTTCTTTCAAAGAGGATTGTTCAGCTCGTGAGACCAGATAAAAAGTCGTTTGTGCAGCATCGCGTAAAGTAGCTACAACCTTTTTGTAACGCTCCTGACTACTTTTCAAAGCAGATGTTGGGCCCAAACAAGAAGCCCCTTCGGGATTTTCTTCCGAGAAAGAAGCCCAGGCAGCCGGTAATTCTAATAAACGTAAGGTATGCCCGGTTGGCGCTGTGTCAAAAACAACTATATCAAAGCTACCCCCTTCATTTTCACCCGATATAAAACGTGAAAATTCATCAAAAGAAGCTATTTCTGTTGTACAAGCACCGGAAAGCTCTTCATTCATTTTTTTTATATCTGCTTCGGGAAGTATGTCGTACAAAGGTTCTGTTACTCTCTTGCGATATTCATCAGCCGAAACTTCGGGATTAATATTGATGGCAAAAAGGTTTTGCACCCCCTGTCACTAATTTCTTCTACCGATTTAATATCCTTAATTTTAATGTTAAATTTCATGTTTTTTATTTTTTTAATTTTTATTACTGTTGTTAATGCTTTGCTGTCTGCCAACAAGCCGGGCAGTCGTAAAACTTTTGAAATCTGTGGCTGCTTAGTTTTGTGAAAGTTGGTATGTCTTAGCATGCTAAAATTTTCACTTCATTCAATTCTGCTTGCAATCAG from Chitinophagaceae bacterium carries:
- a CDS encoding arsenical pump-driving ATPase, which codes for MQNLFAININPEVSADEYRKRVTEPLYDILPEADIKKMNEELSGACTTEIASFDEFSRFISGENEGGSFDIVVFDTAPTGHTLRLLELPAAWASFSEENPEGASCLGPTSALKSSQERYKKVVATLRDAAQTTFYLVSRAEQSSLKEAARTSQELNELGLKNQELLVNGIFKSLDTTDSFAKKMEFMAQKQLDAIPEILQKMPIKTYPLLPYNVLGIEKLRSLLVPELQEKLVNANLSKGTDLNHVLNGIDTLVDELTEKQDHGLIMTMGKGGVGKTIAASALAVMIAQKGFDVHLTTTDPAAHVRDFMDQLDELPGNITIDRIDPKKETKAYIDKVMEQKGKKMDDQGIKLLLEDLKSPCTEEVAVFHAFSKAIQQAKRKFVVIDTAPTGHTLLLLDTAGSYHREVMRNTGMDPAKIKTPYMSLQDTNLSKVILVSLPETTPMREAAALQDDLKRAGIHPFAWIINQSLSMQKNISDPLLKSRALAEVKVVNEIDEKLAAKIYGIPYIAEEQLLPALLEFYSMNNIVKTD